In the genome of Montipora foliosa isolate CH-2021 chromosome 3, ASM3666993v2, whole genome shotgun sequence, one region contains:
- the LOC137998140 gene encoding dehydrogenase/reductase SDR family member 4-like isoform X2, which yields MMRFSWELDCHYKAEVCKWIGLAIAKQLARDGAKVMISSRNKEKVTAAVSQLEKEEQGCSVKGVVCHVANPEHRKNLIEQTLHHFGGIDILVSNAAVNPVVGPILKVSEEAWDKIFDVNVKSSFLLAKDIIPLMKKRGGGSVIFIASTAAFKPMLGAGAYGVSKTALVGLTNVLAKECGHMGVRVNCVAPGVIKTSFSEKYWRNDSLGEFFYQVNPLGRIGVSNEISGAVSFLSSNQASYITGATLVIDGGTLSNL from the exons ATGATGAGGTTTTCATGGGAGCTCGACTGTCATTACAAAGCAGAGGTGTGCAAGTG GATAGGCCTTGCTATTGCCAAACAGCTTGCTAGAGATGGAGCAAAGGTCATGATTAGTAgcagaaataaagaaaaagtgaCTGCAGCTGTTTCTCAGTTGGAAAAAGAAGAGCAAGGTTGTTCTGTAAAAGGTGTGGTATGTCATGTTGCAAACCCTGAACATCGGAAGAATCTCATTGAACAG ACATTACATCACTTTGGTGGTATTGACATTTTAGTGTCTAATGCTGCAGTGAATCCAGTAGTTGGACCAATTTTAAAG GTTTCTGAGGAAGCTTGGGACAAG ATATTCGATGTCAATGTAAAATCATCTTTCCTTCTGGCAAAAGATATAATTCCATTGATGAAGAAGAGAGG GGGTGGATCTGTAATTTTCATTGCATCAACAGCTGCATTTAAACCAATGCTG GGTGCTGGTGCATATGGTGTAAGCAAAACAGCTTTAGTTGGTCTGACAAATGTTTTAGCTAAAGAATGTGGACACATGGGTGTGAGAGTAAATTGTGTTGCTCCTGGGGTCATCAAGACGAGTTTTAGTGAAAAA TATTGGAGAAATGATTCACTGGGAGAGTTTTTCTATCAGGTTAATCCACTTGGAAG GATCGGTGTATCAAATGAAATCAGTGGGGCcgtttctttcctttcatctAATCAAGCGTCGTACATAACAGGAGCAACTCTAGTGATAGATGGGGGAACGCTTTCAAATCTGTAG
- the LOC137996296 gene encoding uncharacterized protein, which yields MKFTPSPTLAGRIVPSTTVQYRHREKRDDDAKDKLGSCSRDAHIRREDEFHETKPQVDNTQEERTQTAKGQDEKFQEEKIKTYEFHGTKPHEERTQKDKGQDKKSQENDTEQDKREENKVTISLLSGTEGNYGTNPQDEANSVTVNADEFPDLTIWLSLCNICPDDPDTTITLYKESKSNILDIMGWLYDSEIHAGQSLLKRDFPMVDGLHDPAVRGALVTPAASEFIQIIDVGRHWVCLSNIGVTIPGAVRVFDSLYRKPNASAIEHACRMMHHMGDAVTLVNEKVQRQLGSSDCGLFALAFAADLCHGLDPTNQSYDQAKMRVSEHYISCLESRTITPFPTTTRRVPYHMDTQGHPTRI from the exons ATGAAATTCACTCCCTCCCCAACTTTGGCAGGGCGAATTGTTCCTTCAACGACCGTTCAGTATCGTCACCGGGAAAAGCGTGATGACGATGCCAAAGACAAGCTGGGTAGCTGTTCAAGAGATGCACATATCAGAAGAGAGG atGAATTCCATGAAACAAAACCTCAAGTGGATAACACCCAAGAGGAAAGAACACAGACAGCAAAAGGTCAAGACGAAAAATTCCAagaagaaaaaatcaaaacatatGAATTCCATGGAACAAAACCTCATGAGGAAAGAACACAAAAAGACAAAGGTCAAGACAAAAAATCCCAAGAAAACGATACAGAACAAGACAAAAGGGAAGAAAACAAGGTGACTATTTCCCTCCTCTCTGGCACTGAAGGAAATTACGGTACCAATCCCCAGGATGAAGCAAACTCTGTCACAGTGAATGCCGACGAATTTCCCGATCTGACAATTTGGCTATCATTATGTAACATCTGTCCTGATGATCCAGACACCACAATTACACTTTACAAAGAATCCAAAAGCAACATCTTGGACATAATGGGATGGCTATACGATTCAGAAATTCACGCTGGGCAAAGCTTACTGAAGAGAGATTTCCCCATGGTTGATGGTCTTCATGATCCAGCCGTAAGAGGTGCTTTGGTCACTCCAGCTGCATCGGAGTTTATCCAAATAATCGATGTTGGGCGACACTGGGTGTGCCTTAGTAACATTGGTGTAACAATCCCTGGTGCAGTGAGGGTGTTTGACAGTCTTTACAGAAAGCCAAATGCCAGTGCAATTGAGCACGCCTGTCGGATGATGCATCACATGGGTGATGCAGTTACTTTAGTAAACGAAAAGGTGCAGCGACAACTAGGTTCCAGTGACTGTGGACTTTTCGCTTTAGCCTTTGCGGCAGATTTATGCCATGGATTAGATCCAACCAATCAAAGCTATGATCAAGCAAAGATGCGAGTCTCAGAGCATTATATCAGCTGCCTTGAAAGCAGAACAATTACTCCTTTTCCAACAACCACTAGGAGAGTTCCCTATCACATGGatactcaggggcacccaacaagaatatag
- the LOC137998140 gene encoding dehydrogenase/reductase SDR family member 4-like isoform X1, whose translation MDSTAASNLTLKGKVAVVTASTEGIGLAIAKQLARDGAKVMISSRNKEKVTAAVSQLEKEEQGCSVKGVVCHVANPEHRKNLIEQTLHHFGGIDILVSNAAVNPVVGPILKVSEEAWDKIFDVNVKSSFLLAKDIIPLMKKRGGGSVIFIASTAAFKPMLGAGAYGVSKTALVGLTNVLAKECGHMGVRVNCVAPGVIKTSFSEKYWRNDSLGEFFYQVNPLGRIGVSNEISGAVSFLSSNQASYITGATLVIDGGTLSNL comes from the exons ATGGATTCTACTGCAGCTTCAAATCTTACACTGAAAGGCAAAGTTGCAGTAGTTACAGCATCAACAGAAGG GATAGGCCTTGCTATTGCCAAACAGCTTGCTAGAGATGGAGCAAAGGTCATGATTAGTAgcagaaataaagaaaaagtgaCTGCAGCTGTTTCTCAGTTGGAAAAAGAAGAGCAAGGTTGTTCTGTAAAAGGTGTGGTATGTCATGTTGCAAACCCTGAACATCGGAAGAATCTCATTGAACAG ACATTACATCACTTTGGTGGTATTGACATTTTAGTGTCTAATGCTGCAGTGAATCCAGTAGTTGGACCAATTTTAAAG GTTTCTGAGGAAGCTTGGGACAAG ATATTCGATGTCAATGTAAAATCATCTTTCCTTCTGGCAAAAGATATAATTCCATTGATGAAGAAGAGAGG GGGTGGATCTGTAATTTTCATTGCATCAACAGCTGCATTTAAACCAATGCTG GGTGCTGGTGCATATGGTGTAAGCAAAACAGCTTTAGTTGGTCTGACAAATGTTTTAGCTAAAGAATGTGGACACATGGGTGTGAGAGTAAATTGTGTTGCTCCTGGGGTCATCAAGACGAGTTTTAGTGAAAAA TATTGGAGAAATGATTCACTGGGAGAGTTTTTCTATCAGGTTAATCCACTTGGAAG GATCGGTGTATCAAATGAAATCAGTGGGGCcgtttctttcctttcatctAATCAAGCGTCGTACATAACAGGAGCAACTCTAGTGATAGATGGGGGAACGCTTTCAAATCTGTAG